TTTGACGAGGGCAACATTTGTGCCGTTACGTCAGCTATTGATTAAACCATCTCTCGCTACCCGACTCTCTTTACTGGCTGCTGCTGTGGAAATAAAGATAAACGTCtcattcccacacacacacacacacacatacacagcctgCTCCATTCCAAACCTATGGGTCTATTTCACTtttccactcactcaccctcccttccttctattcctcactccctcactcactcaccctccctccctcactctcactcactcaatcaccCACTGTATTCCCGGTTCCAAACCCATGACTCCATTGCCCCTTCTGCTTCCCACCTTAGTTTAAGACATCTTGGAATTTTCGAGCTTGTCTACTCATCTATGTTAGACGTTTGACTATTTGTACTCAAGTGGAGAGGCTCTCTCCCCGTTGGACCTGCCATAGCAGCGCTCATCTGTTTACACATCCATGTTTTGggatcttgtttatttttgttttacttgaaATTTTCACTTTTCAGCTTCTGCCAAGTGAAGTCATCGGTGTACTGAGAACCCCCAAAGAATCACATAACAATTGTAAAGCAAGTCTTGGAGAGTATTGTGTGGCTGAATCGTATTCActcatttcttttccattttattttaatggctATAAGCTCACTCCCAGCACGTTCTCAATTCATTCCAGTCACTTACTCCATGGAGGAGAGTTTTCGTTTATCTACGATCTTTGACTTTTCAAATCAGTGTAGCTCTGGATGTTTAACATTTATTCTCTTCAGCCGTTACTTTTCAGCTGCTATGTGTAGGACATATTGTTGTTAACTGGTGATACGTCACTCGATGACGTGTAATAATACCAACGTCACTTCCCGCTAAAGGTGGGGTGACGTGTAGTGACATTTCCCTTTGTACGACAGAGTGAGATGTAGGTATCGTCAATGTGATGTCACACACAACGACGACTAGGAGAAGACATATAGACAACGCCCCTCGGTGGGATATGTAGGTAGAGGTACCACTATGACGTCACGCCTACTGACATTGCTTTACTCTGGCAGGGTGGTGGTaggagccgtgacgtcacgccaTGTCCAAGCTGATGCTGACCCGCGCCAGTACCGTGGTGCTGAAAAACCGCCGGCGCTATAGCGTGCGTGCTCGTAACGCCAGGCCGCGGCGACAGTCCGCCCCCACCGTGCTGCAACGCACGCCCGCCAGCCCCCGCGGCCACCCCGCGCCCTCGCCCTCCCCCGTGCCGCTGCGACAAAAAGGCGGGGACGGCAGGACGAAGTTTACCTATCCTCACCTGGAGAAGGACAGCGGCACGAAAGGCACCTGGAAGGAGAACTACTCCCGTCGGGGCAGCGTGCAGCCAcacctgctgcagcagcagcaatacaGCAGCACCGCGCTTGCCACGACAGGCGTTGCTGCGGCAGTGGCATCGACTGGCCTCTCTAATGCGACAGCCACCGCCAGCGGCAACTACCATCCAAATTTcaaccaccatcaccacgactactaccaccaccaccaccaacacccacATCACAGACACACCGCTGCCGCCGCCACCGCCTCTGCTTCGTCGTCTATCAACGAGGTTGTAGCTTCCGCCAACGCAGAGCTAGCGCGAGTGCAAGTGGACAGCCCCAAGCTCAAGCGGATTACTTTTCAGGACTGCGTTCGCGGCGGGCAAGCGGAGGCACCCAGCTCTCTACCTTGCTTCCCGCAGCTGGACGGCGAGTGCCATTGCCAGAGGAACCACGGCGCGGGACTCGAACCAAGGTCCGCAACCCCTGCCAGCCTCCAGGCGCATCTCGTCGTCGGCTGCGATTTGTATCCCCCTGGCGCGCGGGGTACGATTTTCAGGGTAAGTGTCCCGCtactttttcacttcttttgaCCCTAGAcctatgacctatgacctcaGAGTATGAAATCTGTTGCTGTCCTCgggtttctgtttttttttctttgtcttattcGCGACTCTTTAGGTACTTAATTAACTCAGTTACTGTTCCAACAACGTGCAGTGTGTGCCGTTTGTCCagataatgtttgaaaaagggaaaataatcaGAATTATATCAACCGTAACTATTGCATGTTTTACTCTGCAGTAAGCAGTAGTATGCAGTATGCCTTCACTGAAGCTTTTggtttcaaagacatttttcgTCTGTATCGTTAGTCTGGGGAGGCCGTCGTTTGGCCCTCATATACAGACAAGAAGTTTCTGTGTGTTCACCATCATCACTTCTCCAGGTCTATTTGCTAATACTTGCAAAACGGGTATCTCTTAGACTTGGTGAGGGCAATAATTGTTTCTAAGAAGTAAACGAGCgcacacatatttaaaaaaatcctgaagACACACATGATTGCAAGACTTGGTGTACTATTAAGACAATGCCTGACTTGCCTATGAAAGAATACAATTGTTGCTGTCACAGTCTAATCTGTCTTTTatagatttttgtgtttaaaaaagtttttaaaaatctgaaatggccaaagaaagaaaaagaagtaagaACAAACTTAACTATGCAAACCGAGGGCCTTAACCTCTCTGTCCCCACCTctcttgtgtcttgtgtctcTCGCAAAACCTCGGACACGGGAATGTGGAGACCACAATCCCCCAAACCTGTTTCCCCAGAAAAACGAAAGTGTTTGAGCCACTCACCTGTGTATCAGTCATCTCTGTTGAAGTAGGAGAGTCTTAACAAACCTTAtctctaaaaagaaaataaacattaactcacaaacaaaaataaacaaacaaacaaacaaaaaaaaacccttagaAAATCTCCACAAATTCTCCATCTTTTGTTACAGTGAGTTTAAAGAGATGTCAGACCAACATCACAGACATCGCCATTCCGTCTTATGAACGCCCCCTTCTATTTTTAGCTCCTTCTTACTGCGCATGCACGTGAACCTTAACCTTTTTCCTAGCACATCATTATTATTCCCAGCCTAAAACAGTATTTCAACAAACTTTTCAATACGACTTCTGTTGTGAAATGTCAAATATAACTGTAATCTGCTTCCAGACAATGACAGAGCTTTGCTGTGTAGGCTTTGCTTACTCttcaatgtattttttcttctttctctctctctctctatctcactcaCCGCCCACCTTCACATCTAACACTTACAAAAGTCaccacatttctttatttttctgtctatatatcttctcttttttgtgtttcagtaTCGTTATTATTCGATATCTTCGCTATTTAACACTTTCTTGCttgaatgtgtttgttttcGCGAAAGTTCGGCACGCCTACGTTAACCCTTTGTGTCGTGGATTATGTCTTGTTATTGCCATCGTGATGTCGTATGTTACCGACTGATTGAAATCTGAATTTTCCAACAACAACTGCCGCATCTGGTCAGCACCAAGGAAAATAATTAAGGTCTCTTAATTCCAATCAATGCCTGGAACTgccatacttttaaaaaagtaatataataaaatatacgaCTACAAATAATAGTCCCTAGAGCTGATTCCTACACACTGAGAGAAGTTTTGTTCTCGATTTTCTTGTGATGATTAGTATTAGGTTCAGTgaactcaaattttttttttttgactatgCTCGCTTCAAGGGTCATTGAATTCTTTGAAGCTGTAAGAGTAGGCAGGTTAGTTGTGACTGTGGTATTTAGCATTTGTCAAGTATCTAATCTCCACTTTAAAGGTAGTTTCTGGTTTCTTACGTGGAATGTTTTGCGAACGGTGCATCATTTTGGAAACAGATGCAAAAAAGTATGGCTTTGAAGTCAAGATGCCAGTTCAGGTAAGTGTCATTTCGTTACCAAGGTGTTTTTGCTTCTAATGTGTCCATATTGATTTATGCAAATCGTTTCAAAGAAACATGTTAGTCGTGATTTTTGTGATGATGAGAAGTTGCGAGCAGTTTTTACGTGAAGAAAGAACTGACATTATTGTAGGCTTTTAGCGTACGTGGGAGTGAAAGGCcccaagttctttttttttgtacattcaGACCATTGATGCTTAGTGAGTCTATAAAGAGCATAGATGCAGTAAACCTACAATTTGTCGCTAGTTGTGCTACGAATTATTAATGCATACActtaattttgttaaatgtggTTAATTCAAGCATGGATCTATACAAACACATAACACATACACGTacatacaatacaaaacaacagaaatgtattttttaaaactgcggACTTTTCTTTCAGACGTCCAAAGATGACAATCCACGACATCCTGAGTCAAAGTGAAGAAGAAAGTTACCTGGATGTAGCTATGCATGTCACTTCTTCAAGGGATGGTCAATTATTTGATGAAGACAGAGTGGATGGAAAGAGGTGGAAGGCATACAAACACTATGAACCAGTGCCATCTTCATGCTGAGGCAGAAGGTATGTACAAGACCATCTAGATGTTGTTAGCTGGACGGGGTGGCCTGGAAGAAGAGGAAAACCTGACCCAAGATCTGCACGTATGAGGTCGCTGTTCAGACCCGGCACCCTCCTCTCCATGAAGTGGATCCTTCTTTCCAGACCTAGGTTCATGTCGAGGAGGTCAACCTGATGTGGCATACCACACAGGTATCGCCATGTCATGTCAGTTTGTTCAATCTACCGTTATGCCAGGTCTGTCAGTCGTTTTGCAAGTCTTTCAGGCACAACAGAGTCGTGATGCATATTTTGCACGAAAGGCACACAGAAAATATGCCTGGAATGTCACATTGGTGCTGACAATCAGTGCTTCAGTGCTTTTCATGGCATTCAGTAGTGTGTGACAGAGTCAAGTTAAACTATGAAGctcaatgaaaatatttcagtgatttATACACGAATGGATGCATGtgcattatatacatatatttaggTATTTCTGTGAAGTATTCAACTAAGACCACcttcaataaaagaaatattttatagtcACACTAAATGTTTggatagttttgtttttttgatacAGTCTAAGTGGAGTGCTTGGTCTTCAggacttgaaaagaaaaatgtagccTCTGGAGACCATCCATTGTTAAAGCGTGTATGTACCCATATACCTTCAATGCACCCTCTCTCTCAAATGCACGCTTCAAgggtttgttttgaaaaaaaaataagacgaACAAAACTGTTAATTcgatatttattttcattttagaagGTGCATTTGCAATAGCAAACACTTAaagttacaatttaaaaaaattcttgggaCGATATGGACAAAGAGGAGAAACTGAATGGCAGATCAGAATTCATACttctttttaacttaaaaaaacacCTCCCCTTAAAAAATCCAACTCACAAAACAGAATAAACCAAAACATAAACCACAAGACAAAACACGAAGTACAAGACACAAAGCACAGAACACAAAACGGAAAAATATCGAATAATGTTTCCTATGATTTCAACCGAAAATCACGACTCAAAGGGAAACTGTCCAATTTCCAGCAATAAATGTCAGCGTTAGTtataaatgtcataaatgtcagcaaacacgcaagagaGGCGTCCTATACACagtcaggaagattgtcggcaGCCACTCACAACAAAATTGATTTCCGTTGGAAGCACTCGGGACAATTGGCTGGGAATGTGCTGTCCTGCACCATTCCTAAATAACCGCAGCTCATTGTTAAAACTTTTCACGAGCACCAGACATTACTATTCTTAAGTGCGTGAGGTCAGACAGTGCTTAGCGGGAAATTTGTCAACAGTTCAGAGGGACAGGAAAATTAAACAAAGTAGTTTTTGCTGCAGTCTTGTCATTCGAAAGAGAAGACATGCAGACATACAGATAgatcacacacccacacacacccacacacacaatcgaCTCGAGATTGAGGCAATTTCAAACTTCAcaaatttgaaataaagcattttaccatttgtaaaaagaatttttttaatttaaaaatttaacgATTAACAATTACAGTAATTCCGGGTGTGTGATTCTGTTGACTGCTGTGAGTGGGTTTCTTCTCCTTGCCACCAAGCAGTAAACCAGGTGGACAATTATCATACCATTGTGGACATTAATCATACCATTGTGGACCattatctctggactgctggctgcCTGCTGTGACCAACACAGACTCTCACAAAGTTGTGAGCTGTCAGGTGTCGGCGAGCAATTTAACAGTTGAATACCCTTTTCATTTtcgataaaaaaattttttgggCCTTTCGTCAGCATGAGAGTTTGTATCGTCTGCCCATCTTCTTGGTGTTGGCAGTTAAGCCGGAGGCCAGTTTGTGCTTTGGCCACTTTATAGAAGTTCTCGCAGGAAAATTCGTCTACAAGTAGACCAGAGATACTATCCGTGATACAATCTTGATACCTACAATCGCAAGCGAGTTTTGATGACACGTCTACACAGAGGTTAAACTGACGGACAGTGTGCAGCAGAAAGAAATGGGTGATTCGAGCAAAAGATGATGGACTTGTCCAGAGACTCAAAGCTCCATATGTTTTCGGAACTTCACGGTTTACATTTGCACATTGTATTGCACTTTTATTGTAGAAAACAGCTTACTAAACATTTACTACTTCTGCTGCTTTGTTTCACCACTTCTGcctcaacattttattttctgcttctcttttaatacttttgtaTTCAGTTTTTAAAGTGCTGCTTGGATGCTGCATTTTGacaatttgatattttaatttcaaaaatgcCTTTTCTCTACTGATGGTATGTCAGGAAATATGTCGCTATTTCAGTTTCACtattgtcaaaatattaaactccaatttcagtaattttattttataaattctgCTTTCTGACCACCTTTCTCTACTTTTATTTCATCCATGCTGTTTTTCTCTGCCTCGTTTTACATCCACATGGATGTTTTTCTGGCAACTTCTTTACCATAGCTACTTCATCTATGATACTTTACTACAACTTGCTTCACTACTACTAGCTCATTATGCTGTCTCGCTACTTCTCGTTTTTTCCTCATTCTCGCGCTGCTTTCATCTGCGGTCATCCGTAAGATCCCCCATCAACCTCCGCGCCTGGGCATCGAGTGAAGGTACACGTTGTAGCAGTCTTTCTGGAAGCTTCCCCTCGACGAACACCCTCAACTCGTGGTGGAAGCCTTGCAATGAGTGGAAAGTCGTGGCCGTGAATGTGGAGGGATGGGCCGGCTGCTTCCATTAGTGGCCGCGGAGTGGATGCTGGTGCCACTATTTCTGGTTACCAAGCTAGCGCCGGTCGGCAAATTAGCAATGGTTCCCCGGTGAACTGTAGCCAGGACATAATGGGGGTTCCCTTCCTCTTAAAGCCATTACCAGTCTTCTCGCGATGTCTGAAGAGTGTAAAATGAGGAGTTCGATTAAATACTTAGCTGTTCTCGATGCTAGCGATATTAAGGCGgggataaattaaaaaaaaattgattgaaTTCAGGAAGCCGtgatttataacaaaaaaagaagaaaaaaaaaaccaaaaaaaaaacccataggACCTGTCTCGTGGtctagaaaaaaaggaagaataaatcaTCTCTTTTTTGTCAACGATGTGCTAACAAACATTAATAGGAGATAGGGTAGAGGGTGTGGGTGCTTCTGTTCTCTACAAAAGGACTTTGTAATATCCAGATGCAGTACTAGCAattcaaaaaatttaaagaaacccCAAAAATGTCGCGCAGCTCATGGATCAATGTGTGTATATCGTACAGGTAATGCCAGTTTA
This is a stretch of genomic DNA from Pomacea canaliculata isolate SZHN2017 linkage group LG3, ASM307304v1, whole genome shotgun sequence. It encodes these proteins:
- the LOC112559906 gene encoding uncharacterized protein LOC112559906 isoform X1; translated protein: MSKLMLTRASTVVLKNRRRYSVRARNARPRRQSAPTVLQRTPASPRGHPAPSPSPVPLRQKGGDGRTKFTYPHLEKDSGTKGTWKENYSRRGSVQPHLLQQQQYSSTALATTGVAAAVASTGLSNATATASGNYHPNFNHHHHDYYHHHHQHPHHRHTAAAATASASSSINEVVASANAELARVQVDSPKLKRITFQDCVRGGQAEAPSSLPCFPQLDGECHCQRNHGAGLEPRSATPASLQAHLVVGCDLYPPGARGTIFRPTPPPSEKALYESTVVWTDVDDPDQAFSLLGSLCEAGVETNNPCDFIFRAFFILSGTWPVTVFLVGLLALPSHDNYWCQLPARLPRGAQAAHLLGGRRLLRHHQAPLPAVEADQAAQRGHGRPARRRGPADHDAHD